A region of Terriglobia bacterium DNA encodes the following proteins:
- a CDS encoding FadR family transcriptional regulator, translating to MVSSPTNAPQRGDGKSAWKGSAEQVVSFVRHLIERGQLCPGDRLSAERDLALQIGVSRPTVRVGLRALSAMGVVQSRHGSGTYITAGPPSLGSEPLNFQAALHGFTQEQMFEARRILEVGAAGLAAQRARPEAIAKIADEVSNLFAAIDEKDLFLVHDMSFHRAVAAASENPIVASLVEMVSTLFYERRKPTARLATETNLREAAQMHRLVYQAIRAHDPEAARSAMDKHLLISGEHHALEQSGMELKSALLPGTAWRGRNERSPRRGKGRQSRGDE from the coding sequence ATGGTCAGCAGCCCCACGAATGCTCCTCAGCGCGGCGACGGCAAGTCGGCATGGAAGGGGAGCGCCGAACAAGTGGTTTCCTTCGTGCGCCACTTGATCGAGCGCGGTCAGTTGTGCCCGGGAGACCGTCTGTCGGCCGAGCGGGACCTTGCCCTGCAGATCGGCGTCAGTCGTCCCACGGTGCGCGTCGGCCTAAGGGCCTTGTCCGCCATGGGGGTAGTGCAGTCGAGACATGGTTCCGGGACATATATCACTGCCGGGCCGCCCAGTTTGGGTTCTGAGCCACTGAATTTTCAAGCCGCGTTGCATGGGTTTACTCAGGAACAAATGTTCGAGGCACGCCGCATTCTCGAAGTCGGCGCGGCGGGATTGGCGGCACAACGCGCCCGGCCGGAAGCGATCGCCAAAATTGCCGATGAGGTTAGCAATCTGTTTGCGGCGATCGACGAAAAGGACCTTTTCCTGGTCCACGACATGAGTTTCCACCGTGCAGTGGCGGCGGCATCGGAGAATCCGATCGTTGCTTCCTTGGTGGAAATGGTCTCCACTCTTTTCTACGAGAGGCGCAAACCGACAGCGAGACTGGCCACCGAAACCAATCTTCGCGAAGCCGCCCAGATGCACCGGCTTGTTTATCAGGCGATTCGCGCTCACGATCCCGAGGCCGCACGATCCGCCATGGACAAACACCTGCTGATATCCGGCGAACATCATGCGCTAGAGCAGTCCGGCATGGAACTCAAGTCTGCTCTATTGCCAGGGACTGCTTGGCGTGGCCGGAATGAGCGGTCACCCCGGAGAGGAAAAGGAAGGCAATCAAGAGGCGATGAATAG
- a CDS encoding SDR family oxidoreductase, translating to MNSYEGFIKAFDFTGQTVVITGGAGVLGGEMACALTGCGAQVAILDLNLEPGKALLERMGKCAAQAELFAGNVLQVDSLKKAAADVLARFGKIDCLINAAGGNKPQATTGAELKFFDLPTEALRWVFDLNILGTILPCQVFGKIMAEQGHGTILNISSMNAFRPLTRIPAYSAAKAGVSNFTQWLAVHMAQECSPRIRVNAIAPGFFLTEQNRFLLTDRDTGELTPRGKSIIAHTPMARFGEAQDLFGAVLWLLSPASAFVTGTVVAVDGGFAAYSGV from the coding sequence ATGAATAGTTACGAGGGGTTCATTAAGGCTTTTGACTTTACCGGGCAAACGGTCGTGATCACTGGCGGCGCCGGTGTCTTGGGCGGCGAAATGGCGTGCGCCCTGACCGGCTGCGGCGCGCAGGTCGCCATTCTGGACCTCAACCTCGAACCCGGCAAGGCCCTGCTGGAGCGAATGGGCAAGTGCGCCGCCCAGGCCGAACTGTTTGCCGGCAACGTGCTTCAGGTTGACAGCCTGAAGAAGGCGGCGGCCGACGTCCTCGCTCGTTTCGGAAAGATCGATTGCCTCATCAACGCCGCGGGAGGAAACAAGCCGCAAGCGACTACCGGTGCCGAGCTGAAATTCTTCGACCTGCCCACCGAAGCCCTGCGCTGGGTTTTTGACCTGAACATTCTCGGCACCATCCTGCCCTGTCAAGTTTTCGGCAAGATCATGGCGGAGCAAGGACACGGAACCATCCTGAATATTTCCTCGATGAATGCCTTTCGTCCCTTGACTCGTATTCCTGCGTATTCGGCCGCCAAGGCGGGCGTCAGCAATTTCACCCAATGGCTGGCCGTGCACATGGCCCAGGAGTGCTCGCCGCGCATTCGCGTCAACGCCATTGCACCCGGTTTCTTCCTCACCGAACAGAACCGGTTCCTGCTGACAGATCGCGACACCGGCGAGTTAACCCCGCGTGGCAAATCGATCATCGCCCACACTCCCATGGCCAGGTTTGGTGAAGCCCAGGACCTGTTTGGAGCCGTGTTGTGGTTGTTGTCACCCGCGTCTGCCTTCGTTACCGGCACTGTGGTCGCCGTTGACGGTGGTTTCGCTGCCTACAGCGGTGTTTGA
- a CDS encoding lactate racemase domain-containing protein, with translation MIVGRGSAVGYLSADDMRQIVSQALATTSFDGQRILIIIPDGTRTMPMPEMFVIFRELLRPRTKALDYLVALGTHTPMTDAQLSKLVGQPVVDGKAGDSYVFNHHWEYPENFIRLGAISALDMAQITGGLMSQEVPVTLNRLILDYDHLVVCGPVFPHEVVGFSGGNKYFFPGIAGPEIINFTHWLGAVITNYEVIGAGYTPVRAVIDRAAELIPRPRSCFALVVTYEGVAGLYFGSPQEAWTAASSLSARKHIVYVDRPFRRVLSIMPKMYDDLWTAAKGMYKIEPAVADGGEVVIYSPGLTEVSYTHGKLIDQIGYHCRDYFMKQWDRFKHFPGGVLAHSTHVKGLGQYDARTGIETPRIKVTLATGIPEERCRRINLGYLNPASIDLDQWRGREEEGVVAIPRAGETLFRLQKTTIAAAD, from the coding sequence ATGATAGTCGGAAGAGGATCTGCCGTTGGCTATTTGAGCGCCGATGACATGCGCCAGATCGTTTCCCAGGCTCTTGCCACCACCTCCTTCGATGGCCAACGCATTCTGATCATTATCCCGGATGGGACACGCACCATGCCCATGCCGGAAATGTTTGTGATTTTTCGCGAGCTGTTGCGGCCGCGCACGAAGGCGCTGGACTACCTGGTTGCCTTGGGTACCCACACCCCCATGACCGACGCACAGTTAAGCAAGTTGGTCGGTCAGCCGGTGGTGGATGGGAAGGCAGGCGATTCCTACGTCTTCAACCACCACTGGGAATACCCGGAAAACTTTATCCGGCTCGGCGCCATTTCTGCCCTGGACATGGCACAGATCACCGGCGGCCTCATGTCGCAAGAAGTGCCGGTCACGCTCAACCGCCTGATCCTAGATTACGACCATCTCGTGGTCTGTGGCCCCGTGTTCCCGCACGAAGTGGTCGGGTTCTCGGGCGGCAATAAATACTTTTTCCCGGGCATTGCAGGGCCCGAGATCATCAACTTCACGCACTGGCTGGGCGCGGTGATCACCAACTACGAAGTGATCGGTGCGGGCTACACGCCGGTGCGGGCGGTGATTGACCGCGCCGCCGAATTGATTCCCCGCCCCAGGTCCTGTTTCGCGCTGGTCGTCACGTATGAGGGAGTCGCCGGCTTGTACTTCGGTTCTCCCCAGGAAGCGTGGACCGCGGCGTCCTCGTTATCGGCCCGCAAGCACATTGTCTATGTCGACCGGCCGTTTCGTCGCGTGCTGTCCATCATGCCGAAGATGTACGACGACTTGTGGACCGCCGCCAAAGGCATGTACAAGATCGAGCCCGCGGTCGCCGACGGTGGCGAAGTCGTCATCTACAGTCCTGGCCTTACCGAGGTCAGCTACACCCACGGAAAGCTGATCGATCAGATTGGCTACCACTGCCGCGATTACTTCATGAAGCAGTGGGACCGGTTCAAGCACTTTCCGGGCGGAGTACTGGCGCACTCGACGCACGTCAAGGGCCTCGGCCAGTACGACGCCAGGACCGGGATTGAAACTCCACGCATCAAGGTGACGCTTGCCACCGGTATTCCTGAAGAGCGCTGCCGCCGCATCAACCTCGGATATCTGAATCCTGCAAGCATCGATCTCGACCAGTGGCGTGGCCGCGAGGAAGAAGGCGTTGTCGCGATTCCCCGTGCTGGCGAAACCTTGTTCCGGCTCCAGAAAACGACTATCGCAGCCGCAGATTAG